The window CCACCCCACGCTGTGTGAGCAGTGCATCGAGTTCCTGGAGCGCCGTTTAGTTCAGCAGCTGAACAGCAGTGTAGAGcgagcaggagaggaggtgatGCACGCCTTCATCCTGGTTCACACCAAGCTCCTCGCATTCTACTCCAGGTACATATGTGTCCATAAACCCTTCACATTTATTCCACAACTTGCactatttcttatttataactTCTATGTCAGGGAAGAGGcttcattatatttcatttaagaTTTCTTTATCAAAGATGCCGTCTCTTTGCTCTGCCACTCCTTCTAGCCGCAATGCGAGCACACTCTCCACCTCAGACCTCCTggccatcatcatcatggcACAGAATATGTATCCTAGCAACACAGACCTGGATGATCCAAATCCTGAGGTAGAAAATGCAGTCACATggcaacaacagaaaaatgttgGTCACCTTGTTTCTGATTGTTTATTGTCTGTTCCTGTGCaccttgtgtgtttgtctgtgaagGATGTTGAGAGTACATCCGGCTCTGGTCATGAAAGCTTTTACACTCCAGAGCCCTCCCCTACAGACAGGGACTCGAGCAGTTCAGGTGGGTTGTGTAGAACAATATGTGTATTCACATTCAGTCAGTTATTTCTCATTTAACATTATAACAATGGCAGTAACTTGTATGTTGTCTTCATGTTTGTATGTCAGGAGACAAGCCGGTGAGAGGAAGTACAcctgtgtttgagtttgtggaCCCTGACGTCCAGGTGAGAATGTTTCTTTCTAAGACTTAATCCTGATTCAacgcaaaataaacaaaatgagacCTGTCGACTTGATGAATTAAAATGCCTTCAGATGGCAGAGGACAGCTTGCAGACTCTGGAAGTTCCTCCGCCCGACCCTTCAACCCCTCGCAGAGTCTTCCTAGAGGTGTCACTTAAAGATGGGCTGTATCCCATGATGCCTCACTCTATGTACTGTCTGCCACTGTGGCCTGGCATCACACTTGTGCTGCTTACAAAGGTTTGTGGACACCAACACAATTCAATGTTTGTACTACTGTCATGTAGACACAACGTCCTCCCTCTCTTCACATGTTGTGGCTGgttggccagcagggggcggcCTTGTAACACATTTATCTGGActtatttaaatacagttttattcagtgttcacagtatacacacacatctttgtTCCCTTGTTGAACCACCTAAGCATCGAATTTTATATCGTCAGATTCCCACCAGTGCAGTGGCCATGTCAGTGTACACGTTTTTGGAGGCCTTTGCCAAACTGGAGAAACGTCTAGATGAAGGCCAAGAAGGATCTGCTGCTACTAGAGGCCATCCGACTATCCATGAAGTCCGCAACAAACTTGATAAATTTATCAAAGCCCTAGGGCCAAGTGAGATACAGGtatgtgtttttacatgtacCAACATTTTGTGCAAAATACAAAGCAAAGGTTTTACATCTCACCAAAACATGCCTACCATCCTAAAATAACATCACCAAAATAATTTCTACACATCAACTATATGTACTTTAACATATTGCGTTTTTTTCCGAACACATAGTCTGTTATAGTACTGAACTTTCAACCTTCCTTCAACCGTCCTTTGTTATTATAGTATAATTCATTCAAACAGTTTATAGTTCCTGTATGTGCTGAAGAACTACACTTAACTGCACCACGAACTGTGGCTGTTTTCTCTtgacacacactgaacacacactgaatataaATATCGATTGATATAAATCGAggtattcagtgtgtgtgtgtgtgtgtgtgtgtatatatatatatatatatatatatatatatatagttatagttatatattttttatatatatatagtttttatacTATATATGGAGCTGTTCCTTTGTTTTCTATCCAGTCTGGGCAGTTACAAAGGGACTGGACAGAGTTCAAGAACTTAGCCTTCGCCAGAGGAGGACCGGGGTTCAACAAAGAGTAAGTCTTCTGCAGCCCTCTGCTGGCTGAAATGCTTCACAGCAAAGCAGTTTGATGCCTATTTCAAtgattacatacattttttgttttagtctcATTTTATCGTGTAGGAAGATGAAGACTCAGCTGTGTGGGATATACAGACAGTGTTTCCTCCTTGAGTATGGACCAAGTGACATTCCTCAACGTCTCTCCCCCGGTCTGCAGGAACGAGCCCAGACCATGGTGAAGTGTGTATCAGTCAGCCCAACATCTCTTCTCACTATAattgttgttcatttatttgtgacattttcaaatctgAATCCATTGAGAACTTTTGGAACTAGTTTTTAGTACACATATACCTGTGAGGCAGTCCACAACAGCATCATTAATTGTTCATGTCTGtatcttctttctttcactttctttctgttCACTCATTTTCTCTCACCTTCTCTGTCTCCCAGAGAGAAACTGATGGACTGGAAGGACTTCCTGTTGGTGAAAAGCAGAAGGAATATCACTATGGTGTCATATCCTGTCAGCAAAATAATCCCGCTCCATGTGATGCCTTGTTGTGTGTGAATTTATAATATCTCTGGAagtgaatgcattttttttttccaacatgtaGACGCCTCGAAAGCTCTTTAAAGTATAACTCACAGTTGTCCTGAGTGTATTGATCTTGACCCAGTTGATCTCACGTACCTGGAGGATTTCCCAGGCCTCATCCATTTTATCTGCGTGGACCGGTCCACCGGCCAAATGATTGCGCCATCGCTCAGCATGACGGAACGCAACACGTCTGAGCTAGGGAAGGGACCAGTGGCTAAGTTCATCAAAAGCAAGGTCAGTCATACTTAAAGTACACCACTTAGAACTAACGACTATGGCGTTAAATTGCTGATCGATTGATATAAATCACGCCAGAAGCCGTTCAAGTCTCATCTTAGTCTGTTGATGCTCTCAGGGCAAAGAAACGgtaatatttcattataaaattaaataaataatttcacgTGACTGGTTGGTTACAACATTTATTCGctttgatttgtaaaaaaataatttattgctTAAAGGagctgttttacattttgggaaacactttatttgttgtttttttgcaagattttaatgagaaaatagATACCACTCTCACATCTgcgcttagcttagcttagcataaacactaaAATCAAGGGGGAAAAAGTTGCCAGACTCACGGCAAAGAAGTAGTCCTGCCCATAACCGCTCTATATTCTAATATTAACACTATGTTTTTTGCAGATTAAATAGAACATATAACATCTTTATAAGTGAGCTTTCCAGTCTTTGACCTAAGTTAAGCTATGACTGTGTCTAGCTTCACATTTACCGTATGgttgaaagagaaacaaagcaaataagcatatttcccctaaaaaaatgaattattcctttttaaaatgctcACAGCATCAatagttaattaattaacaaatCGTAAATTAATTTCTCCTGACTAATCTATCCTGAAGGTGTGGAGCCTGGTCAACACAACACAGGGTTATCTCCAGAAGGGTTACTCTACAGTAACATTGCGAGACGGAGACTTCTACTTCTGCTACTTCCTCTGGTTTGAAAATGAAACCGTAAGTTACTGGAATGTCGTGTTTTAGTATGCATGATTACACCAAAAATCTATTTAGCCCCCTGGAATACTGTAAACGTAAAAAAATACAGCATCCTATAAGCTGTTCATCTGATCAATCAGGGCTTCAAGTTAGAGGCAGGGGACATACCCATCCTTCCGGATGACTCTGCCCCCATTGGGATGCTTGCCTGGGACTACTACAGGTAAACTGCTCATGCCAAAAATAGAAGTGATTAATCCAAACAAGCATGCTGCTGACTGTAGAAAGGAATGTGTCCTGCAGGAAGCTGCTCCGGTACTACAGCAAGAATCACCAGGGTGAGGTAGTGAAGTGTTACGAGCTGCTGACAGTTCACCTGGGGGTCATCCCCGCTGAGATCATCCTCCAGCACTGCAGACATCTGGCAAGCAAACTGTGGGAGCCTTCACGCAATCCACTGCTGTAGTTGCACCCACACACTCGAACTGAGTCACAGTAGCCAAagtacttgtttattgttttgcaaaCAACTGGAAAAAACAGTCTCTCACTCTCTATAGATATATGGTGTCCagcttgtgtttcatgtttccACCTTTTTCATGGTGTGTAAGGTTATTTATcctataataaattaattagttaattagAACACTTATGAACACAGTCGAACACCAACATGCACTGTTATGTGTCTTGTATGAAGTATATTAAGAATATCTTGacttttgtaatatatttttgaatactCACTTATGACCTGTTTTCTATTTATTAGTtatactttaaatgtttcactttttaaaaaaactgcagctgatacatttttataaatacagacactGTCCATTGTTGCCTTTACTACTGCTATTGTCTTAACATGTATGAATGAAGCATGCATCATTGTATGTGCCCAATAATTTAGATTATTCTGTGGGGATAATAAATATCAGTACTCTCACATTCATATGTTTGAGTCATTGTAAACAGAATTGAAATTACACTATTTGAACCATTGAACCATCACATCAGTTTTAGAAATCAGTCAAGTCAGTCGCTGATCATGTTCCCATGTGTGATGACATAATTATTCAGCCATATGACAAATACTATAAGCGTAACAGTGACAATAAGTTAGTTGAATTTACTGGACATGATGGGTTAAGTCTCACCAATCATGAGCTCGTCTAACCTTTTAATTTGCTCTCTCGTCAGTCAACCCTGGAGACTGTGAGTATTTTAAAGGTCAGTTCACACTGTGTAGGATTCTTCAAGCCGGGCATCGTTATGGAGGACTCCACGCGGCCTCACAGTGAGAGGAAGGCGTGCATGTAGAGTTCAGTACATTATCAGTCTCTGCACTGCTGACTCATAGAGCTCCTGTGAGGTCCGTCACAGCTCCTGAAGCCACCAGGTCCCTTAAGAAGAGTTTCTCAGCATTAACGTTGTGCACCACCTGGATGATAATGATAGAAATGAGCCAAAGttaaatcaaaaacatgatGCTTAAAGCCTTAAATATGCATATCACTGTTTAGTAATCTAAATTTACTTGAGCCTTCATTGCTTCCATGTGTATGGACTCGTAGTAGTGAAGCCTGGCCTCTGGGTGCTGCATGTCATAGCCGAAACCTGCCAGGCTCACCTGGTCACACAGCTGCAAAGCCATCACCAACGCACTGGCGCCCAGTGTTGGCACCATCTacttgaagagaaaaaaaatgctttttgatCTGCTTCTTCAACGAGTATGATACATTGCTCTATAGGAAAAGCGCATTATAAAGGTCAGAGGGTTTTAAAATTAGCACATTATCCTCTTTAAGTGAAGGTTGTGTTTGCTCATCTTTCACTCCCTTCATCATAGGTTTATAGCAAAGTCGACACGTCTGAGCCAGGTATATCCATGTATTATTCAGGAAAGGTTAGGCCACTAATAAAGGGCCATTGTCCtaggtttcctttttttctatttgtatgCAGTAGTGtataaagacaaacaacaaagcATGAGAAAAACATGTTAGAACTCACGTTTCCCTGTTTCAAAGCATATTTCTGTAAAACTAGTCCTGTCTTGTGAATAATCTCCGGGTGGAGGATCCTGAAGTTCTCTGGTCCCAGTGGAATATCATCCACCACCGCCCTCCAGAACCATATTTTGGACCAGAAGCTCTAttgaagaacaaaacagaagaagTAGAGCATGTGAGGCAGTGAGTGTGATGATGTGATATTGGTGTTGCTGCACGAGTTGCTGTGACACTCGTGGCTTATGTAATATAATGTTTCTATGTGCAATGGTTCGTGTGATGTATAGGCTTACCAGAGGCCGTTTGGTGATGACAGAAGTGAGCCAGTCCAGGTCCAGGCTCTTAAAGACCACCAGAGCAACCATGGTGGTGTTTTTGTACTCGTTTGCGGAGTGAGGTGCTGCCTCTGGGTAAATCAGGCGTATGGTGGTGCGAGAGCCAGTGTCTTTCTCGTAGCCAGACACTGGAGCATTATTCAGCCTGGTAACAGAGTCTTCATTTTATGTATgcattatttgtttggttgatGGAGTCCATGTTTTCAAGCTTTTTCCATaacttcaatacatttttgtctgCTATGGAAAAAATCCATCAGCATGAGTTAAAAATAGCCACCATAATCTATCACACTAGTACGATATCCTTCCACCTGTGCCTGTCTAACAGTGGTGCACATACCTGATAATGATGTCATACTGATCTATATGGGATCCAAGACGGCTCCCATGTAGAACCCCTCCATTGCCCACCACCACACATCTCCTGCATTTGCCTTTACTACTCAGTGATGGAGGCAGGCCAGGCTGAGGCAGAGACGCAAGAGCGAGGGCCAGATGCTCCTCACTTCCCTGGAGCCCCAGAGGAGGGGACAGATCCCAGGGCACAGGCCTGCcctgctgcacaaacacaggGATTTCTAGGAGGCCTGCAGAACATGACAAGGGCTTGAGGTGGTTTAGACACCAGCGAGGCTGACAGGGGCCTGAAAGCAGGGAGGCTGACTGATTTAGTAAAACCTAAAGAGAGGCCCAAACATAGAAACAGGTTAGGTAAGAGTGAAGAAATGATCCAAAATGATCGCTAAGTGTGTGCCTCCTTACCATATCTTCAGGAAGTTGGCTGCCATCACTGAGAGCTGCCACTTTATCCAATGGGAGATATGCAGGAATCAGAATAGCCGAGTAGCATCCAATGAGAAGCAGCAGACTGAAGGCAAGGTTTTCACTCCTttgcaggagagaaaaaatatagaCAACAGCATTAATTCACATGtccacaaaataaatacagtacctGCAGAGATGTACCTGCCAAGAACAAAATCCCTGGAGTCAGTCTTTGCGATGACTTGCTGCCGGTGAAAGAaaggtgttggtgttggtgttgcaGCCTCTGTAGCCTCGGGCAGGAGTGGAGAGCCGTCGTCTGGGGCCTCTACACTCAAGTGATTCAGTGTCACCATGGCACCTGTACTTTCAcgtgaaacacacacatcattaaaCTGGCTGTCGTGCATATAACCTAAGtactttaataacaaaaatgtcattcacTAACATCGCTTCTCTTTatagtaaagaaaaacattcttaataaaaacatcaaagcatTTGTAGATCTGATGATACCGTATTACCAATTTCCctatcaaatgtaaataaacactaTATTTAAATTGTCTCTACAAAGTAAAACATCAAGAGAATCATCAATTGTGTAATATGAACTATATAACTCACAGCCAGCCTGGTAGAGATGTAAGCAGATGGTTAACTGTCAGCTTGCCTGTGCTACTTGCTTGAAGGGAAAGCAGTGCCTTGTGTAGCTAAAATGGCTTCTGCTGCTTCCTACTTCCCTGAACTCTGCCCCCCTCCATAACAGGTTAAACATTAACAgtcactcagtcacactcactgGCAGGAATGCCTGTAATCAAGCATGTCTGTTACCAATTGTCCCATCCAATAGAAATCTCCATGTAAATGtcagcaagaaaaaaaggggagtGGCTGGAAAACCAATTTATGGTGAGGAAAACGTGATAAAGAAACACCGTATCACACCTTTCAGGtttgatgcacacacaaaaaagattcATATATCTACTGTtcgatatgtgtgtgtgtgtgtgtgtgtttagtctgatatacctttaaaatgtttggaaaagATACCAAAGCTGAGTCTAGACAGCGATTGATTGTTGGTGTGCTTTCAACCAGATATTTACAAGGTATCACTTGGCAGTAATGAAACCTTTATAAATAACATAATCCCCCAAAACGGTGTGTTAATGAGGGTTGTACTCCTGTGAAGAGAGGAACACACTAGTGCAGCCTCAGGAGTGGGTAAAACCAGGAGCTTGTGGAATGAATGTACCCACGGCTCATGACTCGGGGCATGACATGCCTGAGGGTTGGAtggacacggacacacacacacacacacacacacacacacacacacacacacacacacacacacacacacacactgcgtgtGCATGACAGataggaaaagagggagagggaaagagagaggagagggcgATTGTTATGCtggcacacaaacatacatgcaaacacacaccaaagtgcacacacacctgtttgATGGGGTGACACAATGTCCCACTATGAACCCGGTATTCTAGCCAGGAAGTCACTTGGGCTTGCAGCGCTTCTGTATAAAGTGACACACAGTCCGGCAGATTTTACTCCAGGTTACTAGTTAAAGTTCAAAAGCTTCAGCTTTTAAAATTTactttattgactgttttatctttttttgtatcaaaCAGAGATGGAAGAGGCTGTGCAGTGGGCAGCCAATGGGATGGACCATAAAACAGGAATAGAGAAGAAACCTCAGGTAGGTGAGAGAAATACTAACATTTCCAACATGAAATTTGTGATGATTTTTCATTGATATGACAGTTTGGCTCCTAGaatgataattattataaacTCACCACGAGGGAGAAtctttttcatcaaaaataattaatgttaGTCATGCCACACTCTCACAATTTGAAAAGCCCTAATTtctaaaaacatgttattttatgtgAGGACATGTGAATTAATGAGCTGTTATACCCTAGAAAACAATTCAGCATTGAAGTTAAGCCCCGAACATGAGGATAAAATGTCTGTCAGCCTACTTCAACAACCATTTGTGGATacattgaaaaacaaatgtcaagGACTGcaatattgaaatgaaattgCTTGCAGttagatcattttcttttcaatcatAACCTGATGCGTTACATTTAATTTGCCAGAGTTTCACTAAATCCTGTTTTACTTAAATCTAAATGTACACATACATATCCTGTTCATATCCTTTACCTTTCAAATACATAACCATGATAATTCTGTTTGCTCCAACAGTTAACCTTGTGTATCAGGACATTTGgttaaaagttgttttattgttatgcCTAATTGACTTTTACCATTTATTTCTGACACAGCACTACAGAACACAGTCTATTTTGACATAGATTGAGAATAAtttatattcaatttatttgaacCGAACGAAAAAATGAACTGCAAGCAAAAGAGGTTATCAAAGTCAATAATGGTTTAGATAAACTTCATACAATACAACAGCACATAACAGGCAATTTTTTGGGAACGTTACTTTTGTTATTGCCAAGCCTAGCTTGCACTATGCTGtgaatttattttgacattaacACTTCCATTCCCAGCTCTCAACACCCCTTAGCCTACTTGGCACGTTTGCTTTATAAAGCCAATAGTACCTCTCTCATCTGGGTGTTTCAGTTGTGTTTTCTACATTATCGCTGTTTCTGTCATTTTCCaggcagaggagagagtgaggaggatcTCCTCAGACCTACACTGTGAGATTCTGGACTTGAGTGGAGGAGAT is drawn from Anoplopoma fimbria isolate UVic2021 breed Golden Eagle Sablefish chromosome 6, Afim_UVic_2022, whole genome shotgun sequence and contains these coding sequences:
- the hps1 gene encoding Hermansky-Pudlak syndrome 1 protein, with the protein product MKCFLIASDSAEVLFHWTDPEFQQNVQQQYGASQEDGQGLPAFEDSISTLFAPIIISCITMVDRLGESYTSFTTENNHIYILHKFDECLYIAVNGDGEEGEGELRRKIYVMKKMIEVMFGMVTLSSNLLRRELRPQDTEQRERLWKLLQSLLETYSHLRENDQSFLVEAVERLIHPTLCEQCIEFLERRLVQQLNSSVERAGEEVMHAFILVHTKLLAFYSSRNASTLSTSDLLAIIIMAQNMYPSNTDLDDPNPEDVESTSGSGHESFYTPEPSPTDRDSSSSGDKPVRGSTPVFEFVDPDVQMAEDSLQTLEVPPPDPSTPRRVFLEVSLKDGLYPMMPHSMYCLPLWPGITLVLLTKIPTSAVAMSVYTFLEAFAKLEKRLDEGQEGSAATRGHPTIHEVRNKLDKFIKALGPSEIQSGQLQRDWTEFKNLAFARGGPGFNKDLILSCRKMKTQLCGIYRQCFLLEYGPSDIPQRLSPGLQERAQTMVKEKLMDWKDFLLVKSRRNITMVSYLEDFPGLIHFICVDRSTGQMIAPSLSMTERNTSELGKGPVAKFIKSKVWSLVNTTQGYLQKGYSTVTLRDGDFYFCYFLWFENETGFKLEAGDIPILPDDSAPIGMLAWDYYRKLLRYYSKNHQGEVVKCYELLTVHLGVIPAEIILQHCRHLASKLWEPSRNPLL
- the st3gal7 gene encoding ST3 beta-galactoside alpha-2,3-sialyltransferase 7, producing the protein MVTLNHLSVEAPDDGSPLLPEATEAATPTPTPFFHRQQVIAKTDSRDFVLGRSENLAFSLLLLIGCYSAILIPAYLPLDKVAALSDGSQLPEDMVLLNQSASLLSGPCQPRWCLNHLKPLSCSAGLLEIPVFVQQGRPVPWDLSPPLGLQGSEEHLALALASLPQPGLPPSLSSKGKCRRCVVVGNGGVLHGSRLGSHIDQYDIIIRLNNAPVSGYEKDTGSRTTIRLIYPEAAPHSANEYKNTTMVALVVFKSLDLDWLTSVITKRPLSFWSKIWFWRAVVDDIPLGPENFRILHPEIIHKTGLVLQKYALKQGNMVPTLGASALVMALQLCDQVSLAGFGYDMQHPEARLHYYESIHMEAMKAQVVHNVNAEKLFLRDLVASGAVTDLTGAL